The genomic stretch GTGATTTTCTCCGAGGCAGAGGCTCGAAACCTACGATCCTATCTACAGTCAGGTGGTTTCATCCATATTGATGACAATTATGGCATGGACAAATTTATCCGGCCGGAATTGAAGAAAATTTTTCCAAATTCCGAATTGGCACCAATCCCTCCATCTCATAAAATTTTTGCCCAACACTATGCCTTTCCAGATGGTTTGCCCAAAATACATGAGCATGATAATAAACCACCCGAAGCTTATGGCATTTTTATAGATGGTAGGCTCACCTTATTGTACACGTTTGAAAGTGACCTAAGTGATGGCTGGGAAGACGAAGAAGTACATAATGACCCTCCACAAGTGCGTGAACAAGCCTTGCAAATGGGAGCCAATATTCTTCAATATGTATTGAACGGTGAGGTAAAACCATGACTCAAAACGAGATAGATTTTATTTGTAAAAACAATTCTTTTATAAAAGAACTCATCAGTCAAGACCCTGTAAAACTCCTTTTTAAACATGGCAAGGACGAAGGCAAAAAACTACTGATTGGACAGATTGCATCTCGCCAAAGGATTAAAAAGAAGTTGCCTTCATGGTATGATAATTACAATCTCATATTTCTACCAGGACTCAGCCTCGAGCAATCAAGCTCAGAAGATACTGCGACTTTAAAAGCTAAACTCATTTCCGGAAAACACTTGCTCGATATTACAGGAGGCCTGGGTGTAGATAGTTATTTTCTCTCACACAATTTTGAGCAAACTACCTATGTAGAGCAAAATCCAGAACTTTTTAAGGTAGCGAGTCACAATCTGAGTTCATTGAGTAAACGAATTAGAACCGTTTGCGATGATGGCTTAGATATTTTGAAAAGTAGCGATGCGGATGTGGTATATATAGATCCTTACCGAAGAGATTCTAGCAATCAAAAAATGGTTTCGCTAGCAGATTGTGAACCTAATGTATTGGACATACAGCCTTTGCTCACACAAAGGAAGCGAATCACTTACATCAAGGCCAGCCCCATGTTGAGCATCCATAGCACCTTAGAAGAACTTCAAGATGTAAGTGAAGTATGGATAATCAGCAATCGAAATGAATGCAAAGAGGTTATTTTCAAACTACAAGAAAATCAAGATTCAGCTGTAAAGGTTAGGACTTTTAACTTAGGGCTTGGAGAAACAGAAGAATTCGAATTTGAGCTCTCCCCTAATGTTAAAACTGATATCTCCTTTTCCGAACCATTGACTTACCTGTATGAACCTAATGCTTCAATTTTAAAAAGTGGTGGTCAGGATTTTTTAGCTAAAAAATTAGCTTTAAACAAATTACACCCAAACAGTAACTTTTTTACTTCATCTGAAAAGGTTGACGATTTTCAAGGGAAATCTTTTGAAATTATAGAAGTACTCACCCCATTTCATCCTTCATTAAAAAAAGGACGCTTCAATGTAATTAGCCGAAACTTCCCAAAGAAGGCAAACGAAATAGAAAAGAAACTAAAACTACTTTCCCATAAAGAAGACTATTTGCTTGCCACAAAAACCATTGGCGAAAAGCACATTTTCATCAAGGCAAAATTACTGTAACACTTTCGCTAAAAGCCCCATATACAGCGGTAAATAAATCACACCTCGCATATTACCTGCGCATTGTTTAATATTGGTACTTTAGTGGGTTATTAATGAACATTAAAGCTTGTCATAGCGTCCTCATACTCTTCTTCCTATTCTTAGGAAGTTGCCCTTTGATAGGGCAAGAAGCTACCTTTATTCCAAATAACGGTCAGTGGGAAGGCGATTTTGAATATAAAACCAACCTAAGCAGTGGGGCCGCATTTTTTGACAAAAACGGCTTCTACACTCTCCTCATTCCTGGTGAAGGACACCACCATCATTCCCATGAAGGAAGTGGTAAGCCTGTAACTGAAAAGCAACAAGCCGTAAACATACGGATGAACTGGGTAAATGGGCAAGCAGAAAAACTCATACCAACCAAAAGTACCAACTACTACCGCAACTATATTCTAGGTAAAAAACCCTCCCGCTGGAAAACGAAAGTATCTGTATTTGAAGAACTGATCTACCAAAATATTTACCCTGGAGTAGATGTGAAATATTACAGTACCGAAGGGCTGTTTAAGTATGATTTGTATTTAGCCTCTGGCGTTCCGGCTTCTACAATCAAAATGAAATACTCGGGAATTAAATCAATTGAAGTTAAGAGGAATCGCCTGAATATTATCACCGAACTTGGAAATATTGAAGAATGGATTCCGGAAGCATATCAGGAAATAGGTGACCAAAAGAAAAAGGTAAACTGTTACTATATAGTAGAAGGAAACACAGTGAGTTTTAAACTCGGAAAGCATGATACAAATTACCCCGTGGTTATAGATCCAATATTGGTATTCTCGTCTTTCTCAGGTAGTATTGCTAATAACTTTGGTTTTACCGCCACTTATGACAATCATGGTAATTTTTATGGTGGTGGAGCCGCACTTAACGTTGGTTTTCAAGGTACCCCCGGTGTTGTTCAAATTCCTTTTGGTGGTGGCCCAATGGATGTTACGATTAATAAATTTTCAAGTGACGGTACAAGTTTACTATATGCAACGCATTTAGGTGGTGGACGGTCTGACGCACCTCACAGTCTTAATATAACTCCACAAAATGAACTACTGATTTTAGGCAATACCGATTCTGATAATTTTCCTACCACTACCGGAGCTTTTCAAACGAATTTTGTACAAGGGCCTAATTTTTCAAATTCAGCAACCTTTCCCTACTATAATAAAGGATCAAACATTTTTGTAGCAAAGCTGAGTAGTGACGGAACAAACCTTATTTCATCTTCCCTTTTAGGCGATAGCGGTGGCGATGGTATAAACATGAAAATTTATAGAAATTATGGTGACCGTTTTCGCGGAGATATTTTAGCACTTTCCAATGGAAACATTGCATTTACATCAAGCTCTCTTTCTAAAAACTTACCATTAATCAACAATGGAATAAACACCACTGGGTCTGATCAAAATGCCATTGTAGTAGTCATGAATTCTAGTCTATCTCAAATTGTGTGGGGCTCATATTTTGGTGGTGACGTCCATGAGTCAGGTTATTCCGTAAAATCAGATGGGACCTATCTCTATGTGGCTGGAGCTACCAACAGCGCCTCAATTCCTGCTTCTACGGGAGGTCTAAATTCTTCTAACATAGGTAAGTTAGACGGCTATATTGCAAAATTTCAAATTTCTAATGGAGCACTCATTCAAAGCACCTATTTGGGAGGAGCAGAAGATGATCAAGCCTTCTTTTTAGATATTGACAAAGACAACAACATTTATATCCATGGTCAAACTGAAAGTACCATTCCTGTTTCCAGCAATACTTATGGTACTAGCGGGGCGCAGCAATTCATTCAAAAGTTAAATAATAATTTAACCACTTTACAGTGGAGTACTAATGTGGGAACAGGAACCAAAAGTGATTGGGTTCCCACAGCCTTTATGGTAGATCGCTGCTATAATATTTATATGAGCGGTTGGAATGGAGGTTCGAATACTTCGGTTGCGACTGGTGGTTTTTCTTCAAATAACACAAATGGTCTCCCTACTTCTCCTGATGCTTTTCAAAATACCACAGATGGAAGTGATTTCTATTTCATGATACTGACTAAAGACGCCCAATCCTTTCTGTTTGGAAGTTATTTTGGCGGAACCTCTGAAGAACATGTGGATGGAGGAACGAGCCGATTTAGCCCGGACGGTGTGATTTATCAGGCTGTATGTGCTGGCTGCTTTGGAGGGACATTTCCTACTACTCCAAACTCATACTCTCCTACAAAGCCAAACAATGATTGTAATCTTGGAGCCATAAAAATCGACTTTCAGCAAACTGTTCGGGCAAATGCCACCATTGACCCAGTTATGGGTATTGATACTATTTGTGATACACTTTTTGTGAATTTTTCAAATACTAGTATACATGCTAATAAGTTTCACTGGGACTTTGGAAATGGGCAAACTTCAAACTTATATCAACCAAGCGTTAAGTACACCGCATTTGGTAGCTATACCATTACTTTAGTGGCCGAGGATACTGTTTGTGATTTATCAGATACTTCCTCCATTGTGATTAATCATCAACAGGGCGCCACGGTAATTGCCGATTTTGAAGCTTCTTATGCAGGCTGTAATAATAACTACGAGGCTAATTTTAAAAATTACTCAAGCAATACTGATACCTATGAATGGGATTTTGGTGATGGAAGCACTTCCAATTTACAAGAGCCTACTCACTCCTTTCCTGATACAGGTACTTACAAAGTTCAATTAATCTCAATCAGTTCGGACTGTAACAGACGGGATACCTTAACCAAAATTGTCACTTTTTCAGATACAGTAATTACTCCTAATGTTTTTACCTCCTACCCTGATTGCAGTGATGGAAAAATTGAAGTGACTATTGAAAACAATCGTAAACGTTATAATTACCGTTGGATTTATAACGGCAAAGGATTTAGCGGAGCACACCCTGAGATTAGGTTTCAACAAAGAGGACTCCATAAGGTAATGCTTACTATTGAGGACACTCTTTGTAATGCTACCCACGATTTTGCTTTTGACCTAAATGTACAAACCATCAATAAATCTACCTTCATCCCAAATTCATTTACCCCTGATGGGGATGGTATAAATGATCAATTTGAAATATTTGGTGAAAATTGTAAAGACAGTGACTACATGCGTATTTACAACCGCTGGGGACAATTGATTTTTCAAACCAACAGTCCATTCGATACCTATTGGGACGGTACCTATAAAGGTAAACCCGTCCCACAAGGTGTATATACTTTTTCGCTAAAAACCGGTGAAGATGTAACCAAAAATACGGTATTGCTTATCCGCTAAAAGATAAGCTCGCTGTCTATTTCTAGATCTGCAATAAATGCTTTCGCTCTTGCAATGTCATTTGACAGAATCCTATCCTTATCAATAAATGGAACCTCCTGGCGGAAAGTTTCAATGAACGATTCTATAAAGGGCGAAGTTTTATCATCTCTAAAGTAAAGAGCTTGAGAAGCACAAATTAGCTCAATAGCCAAAACAGTTTCCAGATTATCAACTACCTGCCAAGCCTTAGTTGCTGCATTGGCCCCCATACTCACGTGATCTTCCTGCCCGTTAGACGAAACAATAGAGTCAACAGAAGCAGGTGTACAAAGCTGCTTGTTTTTACTAACGATAGATGCAGCTGTATACTGAGCAATCATCAAACCTGAATTGAGCCCGGGAGTTGCCACTAAATAAGTAGGCAATGCTCTCTGTCCGCTCACCAAAAGGTAAGTTCTACGCTCTGAAATATTGGCTAATTCAGCTGTTGCGATGGCCAGCATATCCAGGGCTATGGCCAAAGTTTGACCATGGAAATTTCCTCCGCTGATGATTTTATCAGCTTCAGGGAAAATCTTTGGATTATCCGTAACCGAATTGATTTCGGTGGTAAATACCTTTTGAACGTATTCCAAAGCATCCTTGGTAGCACCATGTACCTGAGGGATACAACGGAAAGAATAAGGATCCTGAACATGTTGCTTTTTGCGACCTATAAGCTCGCTGCCTTCCAAAAACTCGCGCACAGCCTCAGCTGTTTTTATCTGTCCATTGTGCGGACGAGCATGATGAATCAACGGATCAAAAGGCTCAGGACGACCGTCAAAACCTTCAAGTGAAGCTGTTGCAATCAGGTCTGCCAGATAGCTTAACTTCAACCCTTTGAAAAGTGCCGAGCAACCATAGCTGGCCATAAACTGTGTTCCGTTAAGCAAAGCCAAACCTTCTTTTGATTGAAGCTCAATGGCAGAAAGATTGTGCTCTTTGAGCACTTCAGCCGCAGGTTTCAACTCGCCATCCATGTACATTTCCCCTTCGCCAAGTAATGGCAATGAAAGATGTGCCAATGGCGCCAAATCACCAGAGGCGCCCAATGAACCTTGCTCAAATACTTTTGGCAACAGCTCATTATTATAAAAATAAAGAAGGCGCTCCACCACTTGGCGGCTAATACCCGAATGGCCATAAGACAAAGACTGAGCTTTTAGCAAAAGCATCAACTTCACTAACTCCTGTGGCACCTCTGCTCCTGTTCCGCAGCTATGAGATTTCACAAGGTTTTCCTGTAGCTGCGAAAGGTCATGCCCTTCAATGGTAATATTATACAAAGACCCAAAGCCAGTATTTATACCATAAATGGGATCTTCTGCTTCCTTTATTTTGTTGTCTAAATATTCGCGACAAGCGTCAATGCTTTTCTTTGCTTCATCCGAAAGTTGAACTTCCAGATTTTCGCTAAACATTTCATACAGCCCCTTTAGTGAGATATGGGCTGCTGATATATTGTGAACCTTAGTGTCGGCCATATTGGTTTCCTTTTTGAGTAGAAAAATGTTCTAGTAATTCGATGCGGCTGTATTCTTTCTGCTCCCCGCTCAGCATATTTTTCATGCTAAATTTTCCGGCCTCCATCTCCTGGCTACCTATCATTACCACGTTTGGAATATTCTTTTTATTGGCAAAATCCAGTTGCTTTTTCATTTTGGCATTATCCGGATACACTTCCGCTTTTACGCCAAGGTCACGAAGATCATTCGCCAAAGTAAGGCTGAAAAGACTTTCCTTTTCGCCAAAGTTCACAAACATCACTTCCGTAGAAGCTACTTGCTCATCGGTAAACAAATTCAGCTCTTCCATCACAATTTGGATGCGATCCAAGCCAAATGAAATACCAATTCCCGAAAGGTTTTTTATTCCAAAAATACCGGTAAGGTCATCATAGCGACCACCGCCACCGATGGAGCCCATTTCTACATTCTTGGCTTTCACCTCAAAGATGGCTCCTGTGTAATAGTCCAATCCACGGGCCAGGCTAATGTCCAGCACTACTTCATTTTTAAGATTTAGCTGCTTTAAATTTTCCAGTAAAAACTTAGCTTCCTCTACTCCTTTGGCGCCAACTTCAGTAGAAGAAACCAATTTGGAAACTACTTCCAATCGCTCTTCATTACTTCCTGTAGCTCCTATTATTTCAAAAAGGCCATCTCCTACTTTTGGGTCAAAACCATTTTTGTCCAATTCTTTTCTTACGCCTTCCTCACCAATCTTATCTAGCTTATCCAAAATGATGGTAAACTCTCCTAACCTTTCGGTAATGCCCAGCGCTGCGGCTAAACCACCTAGGAGTTTTCTATTATTCATGTGAATGGCTGCATCCACGCCAAGTGTTTTGAAAACCTCGTCATACATGCGGATAAACTCCAGCTCTAAAAGCAAAGAGTCAGATCCTACCGCATCAGCATCGCATTGATAAAACTCGCGGAAGCGCCCTTTTTGTGGTCGGTCTGCACGCCAAACCGGTTGAATTTGAAAACGCTTAAAAGGAAAATGAAGATCATTTTGGTTTTGCACTACGAAGCGCGCAAAGGGCACAGTAAGATCGTAGCGAAGAGCTTTCTCAGAAACAGACTGGCCAAACGCATTGGAATCATCCGCTACAAAGGCATCTTTATTTGATTTCTTAATGAAATCTCCAGAGTTCAATATTTTAAAAATCAAGCGATCACCTTCTTCACCATACTTTCCGGTAAGGGTGCCAAGGTTTTCCATAGCTGGAGTTTCGATAGGCAAAAAGCCATATTTACGAAACACCTCTTTTAAAACGCTCAGAATATATTCGCGTTTTTGCATCGCCTCTGGCAACAAATCGCGTGTGCCCTTAGGCAAGCTCGGTTTTACAGACATACTATTTTTTGAATTTAGTAAGAAGCCGCAAAATTATAAGAAATATCGGGCTTAGGGTGGCTGTATACCGTTTTAAAAAAGATCTAATTGTGAATTATATCAAGCTGTTTTTCCCCCGCCTTTCAGGCGCCCCTCCCGAGGGAGACATAACTTTGTGCTCCGCTTACGGAGCTGGCCTTCCGTGTATAGTAGTTTAGTACTTAGAACGGATTACAAATCCGCGCTGACCGGAAACTCTTCTCTACTTTCATTTTCTTTACTACTTTGTACATGATTTAAAATCAAGTAACACGCTTTAGTAGCCTTCCTTCTTTATGCTAAATACATGATCAAATTCTCTCTGAAATGTTTTTTAATATTCGTATTGGTAACAAGTGTACCGGCAAACCTCTATTCACAGAATTCCGCAGATTCAATCAAGTGGAAGACTAACAATGTAATTGCTCTCTTTCCAAAAAATTATTCTAAAAACAATGGTCTAATAATTACTGATGCGATAAATAAATATCAAAACTCCAACGGCTTTCACCTAGAAATTATCGGGCGGGGGTTTGCCACGATGACTACTCCACGTTCCACTTTTATTATTTCGGACACATTTGATCTAAGTAATCTTAATGACACCCTAGATTCTTGGACTACCAGCAAAGTAAACGGGCTATCCGTT from Owenweeksia hongkongensis DSM 17368 encodes the following:
- the hisS gene encoding histidine--tRNA ligase, which encodes MSVKPSLPKGTRDLLPEAMQKREYILSVLKEVFRKYGFLPIETPAMENLGTLTGKYGEEGDRLIFKILNSGDFIKKSNKDAFVADDSNAFGQSVSEKALRYDLTVPFARFVVQNQNDLHFPFKRFQIQPVWRADRPQKGRFREFYQCDADAVGSDSLLLELEFIRMYDEVFKTLGVDAAIHMNNRKLLGGLAAALGITERLGEFTIILDKLDKIGEEGVRKELDKNGFDPKVGDGLFEIIGATGSNEERLEVVSKLVSSTEVGAKGVEEAKFLLENLKQLNLKNEVVLDISLARGLDYYTGAIFEVKAKNVEMGSIGGGGRYDDLTGIFGIKNLSGIGISFGLDRIQIVMEELNLFTDEQVASTEVMFVNFGEKESLFSLTLANDLRDLGVKAEVYPDNAKMKKQLDFANKKNIPNVVMIGSQEMEAGKFSMKNMLSGEQKEYSRIELLEHFSTQKGNQYGRH
- the hutH gene encoding histidine ammonia-lyase, whose protein sequence is MADTKVHNISAAHISLKGLYEMFSENLEVQLSDEAKKSIDACREYLDNKIKEAEDPIYGINTGFGSLYNITIEGHDLSQLQENLVKSHSCGTGAEVPQELVKLMLLLKAQSLSYGHSGISRQVVERLLYFYNNELLPKVFEQGSLGASGDLAPLAHLSLPLLGEGEMYMDGELKPAAEVLKEHNLSAIELQSKEGLALLNGTQFMASYGCSALFKGLKLSYLADLIATASLEGFDGRPEPFDPLIHHARPHNGQIKTAEAVREFLEGSELIGRKKQHVQDPYSFRCIPQVHGATKDALEYVQKVFTTEINSVTDNPKIFPEADKIISGGNFHGQTLAIALDMLAIATAELANISERRTYLLVSGQRALPTYLVATPGLNSGLMIAQYTAASIVSKNKQLCTPASVDSIVSSNGQEDHVSMGANAATKAWQVVDNLETVLAIELICASQALYFRDDKTSPFIESFIETFRQEVPFIDKDRILSNDIARAKAFIADLEIDSELIF
- a CDS encoding DUF7948 domain-containing protein — its product is MNIKACHSVLILFFLFLGSCPLIGQEATFIPNNGQWEGDFEYKTNLSSGAAFFDKNGFYTLLIPGEGHHHHSHEGSGKPVTEKQQAVNIRMNWVNGQAEKLIPTKSTNYYRNYILGKKPSRWKTKVSVFEELIYQNIYPGVDVKYYSTEGLFKYDLYLASGVPASTIKMKYSGIKSIEVKRNRLNIITELGNIEEWIPEAYQEIGDQKKKVNCYYIVEGNTVSFKLGKHDTNYPVVIDPILVFSSFSGSIANNFGFTATYDNHGNFYGGGAALNVGFQGTPGVVQIPFGGGPMDVTINKFSSDGTSLLYATHLGGGRSDAPHSLNITPQNELLILGNTDSDNFPTTTGAFQTNFVQGPNFSNSATFPYYNKGSNIFVAKLSSDGTNLISSSLLGDSGGDGINMKIYRNYGDRFRGDILALSNGNIAFTSSSLSKNLPLINNGINTTGSDQNAIVVVMNSSLSQIVWGSYFGGDVHESGYSVKSDGTYLYVAGATNSASIPASTGGLNSSNIGKLDGYIAKFQISNGALIQSTYLGGAEDDQAFFLDIDKDNNIYIHGQTESTIPVSSNTYGTSGAQQFIQKLNNNLTTLQWSTNVGTGTKSDWVPTAFMVDRCYNIYMSGWNGGSNTSVATGGFSSNNTNGLPTSPDAFQNTTDGSDFYFMILTKDAQSFLFGSYFGGTSEEHVDGGTSRFSPDGVIYQAVCAGCFGGTFPTTPNSYSPTKPNNDCNLGAIKIDFQQTVRANATIDPVMGIDTICDTLFVNFSNTSIHANKFHWDFGNGQTSNLYQPSVKYTAFGSYTITLVAEDTVCDLSDTSSIVINHQQGATVIADFEASYAGCNNNYEANFKNYSSNTDTYEWDFGDGSTSNLQEPTHSFPDTGTYKVQLISISSDCNRRDTLTKIVTFSDTVITPNVFTSYPDCSDGKIEVTIENNRKRYNYRWIYNGKGFSGAHPEIRFQQRGLHKVMLTIEDTLCNATHDFAFDLNVQTINKSTFIPNSFTPDGDGINDQFEIFGENCKDSDYMRIYNRWGQLIFQTNSPFDTYWDGTYKGKPVPQGVYTFSLKTGEDVTKNTVLLIR
- a CDS encoding class I SAM-dependent methyltransferase; translated protein: MTQNEIDFICKNNSFIKELISQDPVKLLFKHGKDEGKKLLIGQIASRQRIKKKLPSWYDNYNLIFLPGLSLEQSSSEDTATLKAKLISGKHLLDITGGLGVDSYFLSHNFEQTTYVEQNPELFKVASHNLSSLSKRIRTVCDDGLDILKSSDADVVYIDPYRRDSSNQKMVSLADCEPNVLDIQPLLTQRKRITYIKASPMLSIHSTLEELQDVSEVWIISNRNECKEVIFKLQENQDSAVKVRTFNLGLGETEEFEFELSPNVKTDISFSEPLTYLYEPNASILKSGGQDFLAKKLALNKLHPNSNFFTSSEKVDDFQGKSFEIIEVLTPFHPSLKKGRFNVISRNFPKKANEIEKKLKLLSHKEDYLLATKTIGEKHIFIKAKLL
- a CDS encoding DUF4159 domain-containing protein, with the protein product MTKKILFSCILVFGITALLTAQYSQKLALLKYNGGGDWYSNPTALVNLALYSNQNLNTSIDPEYEVVEVGSSDIFNYPFIHMTGHGNVIFSEAEARNLRSYLQSGGFIHIDDNYGMDKFIRPELKKIFPNSELAPIPPSHKIFAQHYAFPDGLPKIHEHDNKPPEAYGIFIDGRLTLLYTFESDLSDGWEDEEVHNDPPQVREQALQMGANILQYVLNGEVKP